The following proteins are encoded in a genomic region of Channa argus isolate prfri chromosome 3, Channa argus male v1.0, whole genome shotgun sequence:
- the cxxc4 gene encoding CXXC-type zinc finger protein 4 encodes MSNINNALCIENGQNADVSLLQKDNLQDGGLSQLLDYNAEMERYRSFANFYKTNGAFPQTAKIARITTPIFPSARIGMSPWNCDNAMLWGRKSAAINPNRTSMHRNDSQRPGKPGVPPETLQMANNNFLSTLSPEHCRPLAGECMNKLKCGAAEAEIMNLPERVGTFSAIPALGGISLPPGVIVMTALHSPAASAAVTDSAFQIANLADCPQNNSSASSGNPAKKKRKRCGVCAPCRRLINCGVCSSCRNRKTGHQICKFRKCEELKKKPGSSLERTPVNNGEAFRWFF; translated from the coding sequence ATGTCTAACATAAACAATGCTCTTTGCATTGAAAACGGACAGAACGCAGATGTGTCTCTTTTACAAAAGGATAATCTTCAGGATGGTGGATTAAGTCAGCTTTTGGATTATAACGCAGAAATGGAAAGGTACAGGTCTTTTGCAAACTTTTATAAAACCAATGGGGCATTTCCACAGACTGCAAAGATTGCCCGCATCACAACGCCCATTTTTCCCAGTGCTAGAATTGGCATGTCGCCTTGGAACTGCGATAACGCCATGCTCTGGGGAAGGAAATCAGCGGCAATAAACCCTAATAGGACCAGCATGCATAGAAATGACTCCCAGAGGCCAGGGAAGCCTGGCGTTCCGCCAGAGACGCTGCAAATGGCAAATAATAATTTCCTCTCTACCTTATCCCCCGAACACTGCAGACCTTTAGCAGGAGAATGCATGAACAAGCTGAAATGCGGTGCTGCTGAAGCAGAGATAATGAATCTCCCAGAACGCGTTGGAACTTTTTCCGCTATTCCGGCTTTAGGGGGCATCTCATTACCTCCCGGGGTCATCGTCATGACAGCCCTTCACTCCCCCGCAGCCTCAGCAGCCGTTACAGACAGTGCGTTTCAAATTGCCAATCTGGCAGACTGCCCACAGAATAATTCCTCGGCATCCAGTGGAAACCCAgcgaagaagaaaaggaaaaggtgtGGGGTCTGTGCACCCTGCAGGCGGCTAATCAACTGTGGTGTCTGCAGCAGTTGTCGGAACCGCAAAACGGGCCACCAGATCTGCAAATTTAGGAAATgtgaggagctgaagaagaagCCAGGCTCATCGCTGGAG